One region of Paraburkholderia acidiphila genomic DNA includes:
- a CDS encoding ABC transporter permease, whose amino-acid sequence MTTVTNVTGAAREESARLKRELRVAQAKKRTVALMLIAPLAIFLLLIFVVPIAALLTRAVQNPEVATALPHTITALRDWDRKSAPPDAAYAALAQDLTVVQDGDAMGALARRLNVEIAGFRSLVAKTARAMPLADDDGKPLTLTPAQTRAKIVELDDRWNDVAYWQAIAKNSSRYSPFYLLASLDHRQDAFGNIVAADPEQQIYLDVFGRTFVISVFVTVFALLLGYPLAYWISTLSERRANLVMILVLIPFWTSILVRVAAWIVILQGEGLVNKALLGTGLISQPLTLLFNRVGVYISMTHILLPFMVLPLYSVMKSIPPTYQRAAVSLGSHPFAAFWRVYVPQTYPGVGAGVLLVFILSIGYYITPALLGGPGDQMVSYYVAYFTNVSINWGMACALGALLLAATTVLYFVYGRFTRTQLSLG is encoded by the coding sequence ATGACGACCGTGACCAACGTTACCGGCGCGGCACGCGAAGAGAGCGCGCGCCTGAAGCGCGAACTGCGCGTGGCGCAAGCGAAGAAGCGCACCGTGGCGCTCATGCTGATCGCGCCGCTCGCGATCTTTTTGCTGCTGATTTTCGTGGTGCCGATCGCGGCGCTGCTCACACGCGCGGTGCAGAATCCCGAAGTGGCGACGGCGCTGCCGCATACCATTACCGCGCTGCGCGACTGGGACCGCAAGAGCGCGCCGCCCGACGCGGCCTACGCGGCACTCGCGCAGGACCTGACCGTCGTGCAGGACGGCGACGCGATGGGCGCGCTGGCGCGCCGCCTGAATGTGGAAATCGCGGGCTTCCGCTCACTGGTCGCGAAGACGGCGCGCGCCATGCCGCTTGCCGACGACGACGGCAAACCGCTCACGCTCACGCCCGCACAAACGCGCGCCAAGATCGTCGAACTCGACGACCGCTGGAACGACGTGGCCTACTGGCAGGCCATCGCCAAAAACAGTTCGCGTTATTCGCCGTTCTATCTGCTCGCCTCGCTCGATCACCGGCAGGATGCATTCGGCAACATCGTGGCCGCCGACCCAGAACAGCAGATCTATCTCGACGTGTTCGGCCGTACCTTTGTCATCAGCGTGTTCGTGACGGTGTTCGCGCTGCTGCTCGGCTACCCGCTCGCCTACTGGATCTCGACGCTCTCCGAGCGCCGCGCGAATCTCGTGATGATCCTCGTGCTGATTCCGTTCTGGACGTCGATTCTCGTGCGCGTGGCCGCGTGGATCGTGATTCTCCAGGGCGAGGGTCTCGTCAACAAGGCGCTGCTCGGCACGGGCCTCATTTCGCAACCGTTGACGCTGCTGTTCAATCGCGTGGGCGTCTATATCTCGATGACGCACATCCTGCTGCCGTTCATGGTGCTGCCGCTCTACAGCGTAATGAAGTCGATTCCGCCCACGTACCAGCGCGCCGCGGTGTCGCTCGGCAGCCATCCGTTCGCGGCCTTCTGGCGCGTGTACGTGCCGCAGACCTACCCAGGGGTGGGCGCGGGCGTGCTGCTCGTGTTCATCCTCTCGATTGGCTACTACATCACGCCGGCGCTGCTCGGCGGCCCGGGCGACCAGATGGTGAGCTATTACGTGGCGTACTTCACCAACGTGTCGATCAACTGGGGCATGGC
- a CDS encoding ABC transporter substrate-binding protein, which yields MKQIGNMRVAAVAAALALSFGVANAAELTVVNFGGANGNAQKAAFNEPFQAQTGNKITAVEYNGEQAKVKAMVDAKHVDWDVVEVETGDIARGCDEGLYEKLDWAKLGNKGDFMKAAQQPCGAGFFVWSTALAYNADKLKTAPTSWADFWDVKKFPGKRGMRKGAQYNLEFALMADGVAPQDVYKVLSTKAGQDRAFKKLDELKPNIQWWEAGAQPPQFLVAGDVVMSTAFNGRIDAAQREGKNLKVVWNGSIYDLDYWAIPKGAPNKALAEQYIAYTLSQKPQQAYAQHIAYGPVNANAIKALDAKTLGNLPNSPANGKNAVQQNLTFWTDHGDELEQRFASWAAK from the coding sequence ATGAAGCAGATCGGCAACATGCGCGTTGCTGCGGTCGCGGCCGCGCTCGCACTCTCGTTCGGCGTGGCGAATGCCGCGGAACTGACCGTCGTGAACTTTGGCGGCGCCAATGGCAATGCGCAGAAGGCGGCGTTCAACGAGCCGTTCCAGGCGCAGACGGGCAACAAGATCACCGCTGTCGAGTACAACGGCGAGCAGGCCAAGGTGAAGGCCATGGTCGACGCGAAGCACGTGGACTGGGACGTGGTGGAAGTCGAAACCGGCGACATCGCGCGCGGCTGCGACGAAGGTCTCTACGAAAAGCTCGACTGGGCCAAGCTCGGCAACAAGGGCGATTTCATGAAGGCGGCGCAGCAGCCCTGCGGCGCAGGCTTCTTCGTGTGGTCCACCGCGCTCGCCTATAACGCCGACAAGCTCAAGACCGCGCCCACGAGCTGGGCCGACTTCTGGGACGTGAAGAAATTCCCGGGCAAGCGCGGCATGCGCAAGGGCGCTCAGTACAACCTGGAATTCGCACTGATGGCCGACGGCGTGGCGCCGCAGGATGTCTACAAGGTGCTCTCGACCAAGGCGGGCCAGGACCGCGCGTTCAAGAAGCTCGACGAACTGAAGCCGAACATCCAGTGGTGGGAAGCCGGCGCGCAGCCGCCGCAGTTCCTCGTCGCGGGCGACGTGGTGATGTCCACGGCGTTCAACGGCCGTATCGACGCCGCGCAGCGCGAAGGCAAGAACCTCAAGGTCGTCTGGAACGGCAGCATCTACGACCTCGACTACTGGGCGATTCCGAAGGGTGCGCCGAACAAGGCGCTGGCCGAGCAGTACATCGCCTATACGCTCTCGCAGAAGCCGCAACAGGCGTACGCGCAGCACATCGCTTACGGCCCGGTGAACGCGAACGCGATCAAGGCGCTCGACGCGAAGACGCTCGGCAATCTGCCGAACTCGCCGGCCAACGGCAAGAACGCGGTGCAGCAGAACCTCACGTTCTGGACCGATCACGGCGACGAGCTGGAGCAGCGCTTCGCCTCGTGGGCTGCGAAGTAA
- a CDS encoding ABC transporter ATP-binding protein: MKTSDVIVSFRGVRKTYDGETLVVKQLDLDIYQGEFLTLLGPSGSGKTTCLMMLAGFEFPTGGEIRLEGKLLNNVPPHKRDIGMVFQNYALFPHLTVEQNVAYPLGVRKVPTAERAQRVNDALKMVRMEGFAKRYPAQLSGGQQQRIALARALVFQPKLVLMDEPLGALDKQLREHMQYELKSLHEKLGVTFVYVTHDQGEALTMSDRVAVFDKGIVQQLDSVDRLYESPCNEFVANFIGDSNRLRGTIAAVDGEYCEMHLADGTRLKGRNVAGAQAGAAAIACIRPERMKLANGSKGNGANALAGVARGLIYFGDHVRMRCGLPQQDECFVKVPLGTEALDGFAPGQPVALEFAPEHLRVFA, encoded by the coding sequence ATGAAGACCTCGGATGTGATCGTCAGCTTTCGCGGCGTACGCAAGACGTACGACGGCGAGACGCTGGTTGTCAAACAACTTGACCTCGATATTTACCAGGGCGAGTTTTTGACGCTGCTCGGGCCTTCCGGCTCGGGCAAAACCACCTGCCTGATGATGCTCGCCGGCTTCGAGTTTCCCACTGGCGGCGAGATCCGCCTCGAAGGCAAGCTGCTCAACAACGTGCCGCCGCACAAGCGCGACATCGGCATGGTGTTTCAGAACTACGCGCTCTTTCCGCATCTCACGGTCGAGCAGAACGTGGCTTACCCGCTGGGCGTGCGCAAGGTGCCCACTGCGGAACGCGCGCAGCGCGTGAACGACGCGCTCAAGATGGTGCGCATGGAAGGCTTCGCGAAGCGCTATCCCGCGCAGCTTTCGGGCGGCCAGCAGCAGCGCATCGCGCTCGCCCGCGCGCTCGTGTTCCAGCCGAAGCTCGTGCTGATGGACGAGCCGCTCGGCGCGCTCGACAAGCAATTGCGCGAACATATGCAGTACGAACTGAAATCGCTGCACGAGAAGCTCGGCGTCACCTTCGTGTACGTCACGCACGACCAGGGCGAGGCGCTCACCATGTCGGACCGCGTGGCCGTGTTCGACAAGGGCATCGTGCAGCAACTCGACAGCGTGGACCGGCTCTACGAGTCGCCGTGCAACGAGTTCGTGGCTAACTTCATTGGCGACAGCAACCGGCTGCGCGGCACCATCGCCGCCGTGGATGGCGAGTACTGCGAAATGCATCTTGCCGACGGTACGCGTCTGAAGGGCCGCAACGTGGCGGGTGCGCAGGCCGGCGCCGCGGCTATCGCCTGTATTCGCCCCGAGCGCATGAAGCTTGCGAACGGTTCGAAGGGCAATGGCGCAAACGCGCTGGCAGGCGTTGCGCGCGGCCTGATCTATTTCGGCGACCACGTTCGCATGCGCTGTGGCCTGCCCCAGCAGGACGAGTGCTTCGTGAAGGTGCCGCTCGGCACCGAGGCGCTCGACGGCTTCGCGCCCGGTCAGCCGGTCGCACTCGAATTCGCGCCTGAGCATTTGCGCGTGTTCGCATGA
- the pdxR gene encoding MocR-like pyridoxine biosynthesis transcription factor PdxR yields the protein MAMVILSEWLAAQLDKESAEPAYRQLLQLMQQAILTGRLAPGTKLPSSRTLAGDLGVARNTVLHVYDQLSAEGYVISTTGSGTYVADTRPDTAAVSTAAPAAAPADEEDDANGGSPRGDMSMRGQRLINEAGVSAKQWGAFMPGVPDVAEFPARTWSRLQARLWKSANHDLLTYAPGGGYRPLRRALSDYLRVARSVRCTPDQIIITTGIHQSIDLAVRLLADVGDRAWVEEPCYWGARSVLQSSGLKLAPIPVDDEGLNPREQDLRDPPRIALVTPSHQYPLGMVMSLARRRTLLEYARQHKVWIIEDDYDSEFRYGSRPLASLQGLDESDRVIYVGSLGKLLFPGLRIGYMVVPERLAATFRTGVAELYREGQLMQQAVLAEFIMDGYLTSHVRRMRTLYGERRQLLIDAVTRHFGDALPVMGDEAGLHFVLGLPDHADDRVVTAAAYDAGVIVRPLAAYYSVRQDRQGLLTGYACVPHEEIEPAFATLAQVIEEHAFSKPEKLRRAG from the coding sequence TTGGCCATGGTCATCCTGTCCGAATGGCTCGCGGCGCAACTCGACAAGGAAAGCGCCGAGCCCGCCTACCGCCAGCTGCTGCAGCTCATGCAGCAGGCCATCCTGACGGGCCGGCTCGCGCCCGGCACCAAGCTGCCCAGCTCGCGCACGCTGGCTGGCGACCTCGGCGTGGCGCGCAACACCGTGCTGCACGTCTACGACCAGCTGAGCGCCGAGGGCTACGTGATCTCGACGACGGGCAGCGGCACCTATGTCGCCGACACGCGCCCGGACACGGCCGCCGTGAGCACGGCGGCGCCCGCCGCCGCCCCCGCCGACGAGGAAGACGACGCGAACGGGGGCTCCCCGCGCGGCGACATGTCGATGCGCGGCCAACGGCTCATCAACGAGGCGGGCGTGTCCGCCAAGCAGTGGGGCGCGTTCATGCCGGGCGTGCCCGACGTGGCCGAATTTCCCGCGCGCACGTGGAGCCGCCTGCAGGCGCGGCTGTGGAAATCGGCGAATCACGATTTGCTGACTTACGCGCCCGGCGGCGGCTACCGGCCGCTGCGGCGCGCGCTTTCGGACTACCTGCGCGTGGCACGCTCGGTGCGCTGCACGCCGGACCAGATCATCATCACGACCGGCATTCACCAGTCCATCGATCTCGCCGTGCGCCTGCTCGCCGACGTGGGCGACCGCGCATGGGTCGAAGAGCCGTGCTATTGGGGCGCGCGCAGTGTGTTGCAGTCCTCAGGATTGAAGCTCGCGCCCATTCCCGTCGACGACGAAGGGCTCAATCCGCGCGAACAGGACCTGCGCGACCCGCCGCGTATCGCGCTCGTCACGCCATCGCATCAATACCCGCTCGGCATGGTGATGAGCCTCGCGCGCCGGCGCACGCTGCTCGAATACGCGCGCCAGCACAAGGTGTGGATCATCGAGGACGACTACGACAGCGAGTTCCGCTACGGCAGCCGCCCGCTCGCCTCGCTGCAAGGTCTCGACGAGTCGGACCGCGTGATCTACGTGGGCAGTCTCGGCAAGCTGCTGTTTCCGGGCCTGCGCATCGGCTACATGGTCGTGCCCGAGCGGCTCGCGGCCACGTTCCGCACCGGCGTGGCGGAGCTGTATCGCGAAGGCCAGCTCATGCAGCAAGCCGTGCTCGCCGAATTCATCATGGACGGCTATCTCACCTCGCACGTGCGCCGCATGCGCACGCTGTATGGCGAGCGGCGCCAGTTGCTGATCGACGCGGTCACGCGCCATTTCGGCGACGCGCTGCCGGTCATGGGCGACGAAGCGGGCCTGCACTTCGTGCTCGGCCTGCCCGACCACGCCGACGATCGCGTCGTCACCGCGGCCGCCTACGATGCGGGCGTGATCGTGCGCCCGCTTGCCGCCTACTACAGCGTGCGCCAGGATCGCCAAGGATTGCTAACGGGTTACGCGTGCGTGCCGCACGAGGAAATCGAGCCGGCTTTCGCGACGCTCGCGCAGGTGATCGAGGAACACGCGTTTTCGAAGCCGGAAAAGCTGCGGCGCGCCGGTTGA
- a CDS encoding DUF748 domain-containing protein, translating into MASLNKASLNSSLQSVRAVARAPRTRRILTGVVIFLIVFGLVGFFAAPPIIRHVAEQQLSKQLDRPVTIGRIALNPYTLRLEADRVHIGERGGNGDFFDVSRAVVQASWSSIFRAAPIVEELRLDSPRATIVRLDAQHFNFSDLIEKFSTPSKPNSKPAQFSVSNIRVENGQITFDDRLLNEKHVIDRWSLGIPFIATLASKTDIFVEPMLRARIDGSSTLAIDGKTKPFSATRESEVELRLTDLDVPKLLTYAPTKLPVTVKSGKLSTNLKLDFVMSGEKPTLRVTGTTDLNDFDSTDNANAPFFGARSLHVAAASLEPFSNVYRFDDIRLDAPTVWVARDKQGVLSVEKLMGAPAAQKEQAENKAASAAPASGASGTASAQAAPEEAKPAPLDLSIRQFALTNGTVHVRDDVPSRTVNIDLTQLSTTLDKFSSTAKEGAPFTFATTANDGGTIKASGTFSMAGKNAEANIALASVSLPQMQPYIDNLSSAQVVDGKLNLTSTLKADWAQQPAAMQVGQSTLGLESLKLAARGAKAPAISLAQGTVQVSGIDLNARKAQIASVDLTGLVVNAERQKGGQIDLAQLASTHQAAPERTAIHAAQKSVQEGPAWRYTIDAFTLSNGTINFTDSSTQRPAKLAITPFDLKIQQISDDLRHPLPIDLKATVNRKGTLALSGKINPTPLTAQLKIDANRLDAAAFEPYFGNQLNAVIASALLNMNGQLSVEQGKALKASYRGDAALVDVRMLDKATSGPFAGWRSLALTNLKANYDDARGTDVDASRVTFAGFYGRVLLDAQGKLNLKDVVAHQTGAAQSLTQDTSGKPGQREPVPLTPQAASAPVQTASAPAPASAPATVVAAQAPKTPVRLHFGELVLQDGRVNYTDNFIKPNYTADLVQIHGTVGAFGTESTTPAPVDVSAKLAANGPLSIKGTINPLIAKPSLDLTASAHDIELTNLTPYSAKYAGYPITKGKLNVDLHYQLANDQLSANNHIFIDQLTFGDHIDNDTATKLPVRLAISLLKNRKGEIDVNIPVSGSLSNPEFSLGGLIWKAVLNLIAKAVTAPFTLLANAFGGGGEDLGYVEFAAGTATLTDTDQKKLDTIVKALDDKPSIKIDLIGRVDPAVDTPALRERYVDRLVRLQKVKDTVGNGESVDTSQVKVDDKEYEKYLTKAYKDADFKKPRNMVGFTKTLPVDDMKQALADHAPVDDAALRNLAQQRAQAVQQYFEGKVDPSRVFIVAPKLDAKGIDDKGATTRVDFGLK; encoded by the coding sequence ATGGCAAGCCTCAACAAAGCGTCGCTCAACTCTTCCTTGCAATCGGTGCGCGCTGTCGCGCGTGCGCCTCGCACCCGGCGCATCCTCACGGGCGTCGTCATCTTTCTCATTGTGTTCGGCCTCGTCGGCTTCTTCGCCGCGCCGCCCATCATTCGTCATGTCGCCGAACAGCAACTGAGCAAGCAGCTCGACCGTCCCGTCACGATTGGCCGCATCGCGCTCAATCCGTATACGCTGCGTCTCGAAGCGGACCGCGTGCATATCGGCGAGCGCGGCGGCAATGGCGACTTCTTCGATGTTTCGCGCGCCGTCGTGCAGGCCTCATGGTCGTCGATCTTCCGCGCGGCGCCCATCGTCGAAGAACTGCGGCTCGACTCGCCGCGCGCCACGATCGTGCGGCTCGACGCGCAGCATTTCAACTTCTCGGACCTCATCGAGAAGTTCTCGACGCCCTCGAAGCCGAACAGCAAGCCCGCGCAGTTTTCGGTTTCGAACATCCGCGTCGAGAACGGCCAGATCACCTTCGACGATCGCCTGCTCAACGAAAAGCACGTGATCGACCGCTGGTCGCTCGGCATCCCGTTCATCGCCACGCTGGCTTCCAAGACCGACATCTTCGTCGAGCCGATGCTGCGCGCGCGCATCGACGGCTCGAGCACGCTCGCCATCGACGGCAAGACCAAGCCGTTCTCGGCGACGCGCGAGTCAGAGGTGGAGTTGCGCCTGACCGACCTCGATGTGCCGAAGCTCCTCACCTACGCGCCCACGAAGCTGCCCGTGACGGTGAAGAGCGGCAAGCTCTCGACCAACCTCAAGCTCGATTTCGTGATGTCGGGCGAGAAGCCCACGCTGCGCGTGACGGGCACGACCGACCTGAACGATTTCGACTCGACCGACAACGCCAATGCGCCGTTCTTCGGCGCGCGCAGCCTGCACGTCGCGGCGGCGTCGCTCGAACCGTTCAGCAACGTCTATCGCTTCGACGACATCCGTCTCGACGCGCCCACCGTGTGGGTCGCGCGCGACAAGCAAGGCGTGCTGAGCGTCGAGAAGCTCATGGGCGCGCCGGCGGCGCAAAAGGAGCAGGCTGAGAACAAGGCCGCGAGCGCCGCGCCGGCCTCGGGTGCCTCGGGTACGGCGAGCGCGCAGGCGGCGCCCGAGGAGGCGAAGCCCGCGCCGCTCGATCTCTCGATCCGCCAGTTCGCGCTCACGAACGGCACCGTGCACGTGCGCGACGATGTGCCTTCGCGCACGGTGAACATCGACCTCACCCAGCTTTCCACCACGCTCGATAAATTCTCGAGCACCGCGAAGGAAGGCGCGCCATTCACGTTTGCGACCACCGCGAACGACGGTGGCACGATCAAGGCGTCGGGCACGTTCAGCATGGCGGGCAAGAACGCCGAAGCCAACATCGCGCTCGCGAGCGTGAGCCTGCCGCAGATGCAGCCGTATATCGACAACCTGAGCAGCGCGCAGGTCGTGGATGGCAAACTGAACCTCACGTCCACGCTCAAGGCCGATTGGGCGCAGCAGCCTGCCGCCATGCAGGTCGGGCAGAGCACGCTCGGGCTCGAATCGCTCAAGCTCGCGGCGCGCGGCGCGAAGGCGCCTGCTATCTCGCTCGCCCAGGGCACCGTGCAGGTGAGCGGCATCGACCTCAACGCGCGCAAGGCGCAGATCGCCTCGGTGGACCTGACCGGCCTCGTGGTGAACGCCGAGCGCCAGAAGGGCGGCCAGATCGACCTGGCGCAGCTCGCGTCCACACATCAGGCGGCGCCCGAGCGTACGGCGATCCACGCAGCGCAGAAGTCCGTGCAGGAGGGGCCGGCGTGGCGCTATACGATCGACGCGTTCACGCTCAGTAACGGCACGATCAACTTCACGGACAGCTCGACGCAGCGCCCGGCGAAGCTCGCCATCACGCCGTTCGACCTGAAGATCCAGCAGATCAGCGACGACCTGCGGCACCCGCTGCCGATCGACCTGAAGGCGACCGTCAACCGCAAGGGCACGCTGGCGCTGAGCGGCAAGATCAACCCCACGCCGCTTACGGCGCAACTGAAGATCGACGCGAACCGGCTCGACGCCGCCGCGTTCGAGCCTTACTTCGGCAACCAGCTCAATGCGGTGATCGCCAGCGCGCTGCTCAACATGAACGGGCAGCTTTCCGTGGAGCAGGGCAAGGCGCTCAAGGCCAGCTATCGCGGCGACGCGGCGCTCGTGGACGTGCGCATGCTCGACAAGGCCACCTCCGGCCCGTTCGCGGGCTGGCGCTCGCTCGCGCTCACGAACCTGAAGGCGAACTACGACGACGCGCGCGGCACCGACGTGGACGCGAGCCGCGTGACCTTCGCGGGCTTCTACGGCCGCGTGCTGCTCGACGCGCAGGGCAAGCTCAATCTCAAGGACGTGGTTGCGCATCAAACCGGCGCGGCGCAGTCGCTCACGCAGGACACGAGCGGCAAGCCTGGCCAGCGCGAGCCCGTGCCGCTCACGCCGCAGGCGGCGAGCGCACCGGTGCAAACCGCTTCCGCACCCGCGCCGGCTTCCGCGCCTGCAACGGTCGTGGCTGCGCAGGCGCCGAAAACTCCAGTGCGCCTGCACTTCGGCGAGCTCGTGCTGCAAGACGGCCGCGTGAACTACACCGACAACTTCATCAAGCCGAACTACACCGCCGACCTCGTGCAGATCCACGGCACGGTGGGCGCGTTCGGCACGGAGTCGACGACGCCCGCGCCGGTGGACGTGTCCGCGAAGCTCGCGGCGAACGGGCCGCTCTCGATCAAGGGCACGATAAACCCGCTTATCGCGAAGCCTTCGCTCGACCTCACGGCGAGCGCGCACGACATCGAGCTGACGAACCTCACGCCGTACTCGGCGAAGTACGCGGGCTACCCGATCACGAAGGGCAAGCTCAACGTCGACCTGCATTACCAGCTCGCGAACGACCAGCTCTCGGCGAACAACCATATCTTCATCGATCAGCTCACGTTCGGCGATCACATCGACAACGACACGGCGACCAAGCTGCCGGTGCGTCTCGCGATCTCGCTGCTGAAGAACCGCAAGGGTGAGATCGACGTGAACATTCCGGTGTCGGGCTCGCTCTCGAACCCCGAGTTCAGCCTGGGCGGCCTGATCTGGAAGGCGGTGCTCAACCTGATCGCGAAGGCGGTGACCGCGCCGTTCACGCTGCTCGCCAACGCATTCGGCGGCGGCGGCGAAGATCTTGGCTATGTCGAATTCGCAGCGGGCACAGCAACGCTGACCGATACCGACCAGAAGAAGCTCGACACGATCGTGAAGGCACTCGACGACAAGCCCTCGATCAAGATCGACCTGATCGGCCGCGTCGATCCGGCTGTGGACACGCCTGCGCTGCGCGAGCGATACGTGGATCGCCTCGTGCGGCTTCAGAAGGTGAAGGACACGGTGGGCAATGGCGAGAGCGTGGATACCTCGCAGGTCAAGGTGGACGACAAGGAGTACGAGAAGTACCTCACCAAGGCCTATAAGGATGCCGACTTCAAGAAGCCGCGCAACATGGTCGGCTTCACGAAGACGCTGCCCGTGGACGACATGAAGCAGGCGCTGGCCGACCACGCGCCCGTTGACGATGCGGCCTTGCGCAACCTCGCTCAGCAACGCGCGCAAGCGGTGCAGCAATACTTCGAAGGCAAGGTCGACCCGAGCCGAGTGTTCATCGTGGCGCCGAAGCTGGATGCGAAGGGCATCGACGACAAGGGCGCGACGACGCGGGTGGATTTCGGCCTGAAATAG
- a CDS encoding DUF1254 domain-containing protein, with protein MTTIHRAISSYRSGSVLACVALIAGCASAPSDIAPKSNGWMKDEVSDSYVFGYPLVLMDLSRAAATGTGPGQAAPNTLRHAQSLPPVGASSPPEPNLDTLSSSGWLDVSSEPVLVTLPDTHGRYMDARALDMWTNVVWSTGAAQAGERVSGLKAQTIAFVPAGWKGTLPARVKRVDVTTRYVWFLARIQTRGGGDLAAVRRLQRGFQVTALSDWDERGARGKAGARGNGGARGNEPTGATQSGDPVAPGTPSAQVAALDANGFFSRLAQALEDNPPTADDAHALKILGDIGVHPGDPAELPSGTKDAAVVKAGLADGRTRLTTPPPNLLAGNGWLWVGDDAGNYGPDYALRAYAAYTSPGLPTTRDEVRARVSQDSDGHALNGANRYTMHFTAKQLPPVRGFWSITAYTTDGALDADAPVRVAFGERSGARRNRDGSLDVHVSAERPRGGANWVPAPHGDFRLVLRLYAAKPQATDGSWQPPAVERQ; from the coding sequence ATGACAACAATACATCGAGCAATCTCGTCGTACCGTAGCGGCTCCGTGCTTGCCTGCGTTGCCCTGATCGCCGGATGCGCCTCCGCGCCGAGCGACATCGCGCCGAAGAGCAACGGCTGGATGAAGGACGAAGTCTCCGACTCCTATGTGTTCGGCTATCCGCTCGTGCTGATGGACCTGTCGCGTGCCGCCGCCACGGGCACGGGCCCCGGCCAGGCTGCGCCGAACACGCTGCGCCACGCGCAGTCGCTGCCGCCCGTCGGTGCCTCGAGCCCGCCCGAACCGAACCTCGACACGCTTTCCTCGAGCGGCTGGCTCGACGTTTCGAGCGAGCCGGTGCTCGTCACGCTGCCCGACACGCATGGCCGCTACATGGACGCGCGCGCGCTCGACATGTGGACGAATGTCGTCTGGTCGACGGGCGCGGCGCAAGCCGGCGAACGTGTCAGCGGTCTGAAAGCGCAAACGATTGCATTCGTTCCGGCTGGCTGGAAGGGCACGTTGCCCGCGCGCGTGAAGCGCGTGGACGTGACGACGCGCTACGTGTGGTTCCTCGCGCGCATCCAGACGCGCGGCGGCGGCGACCTCGCGGCGGTGCGGCGGCTGCAGCGCGGCTTCCAGGTTACGGCCCTTTCCGACTGGGACGAGCGCGGCGCGCGCGGCAAGGCTGGCGCACGCGGCAACGGCGGCGCACGCGGCAACGAGCCGACCGGCGCCACGCAGAGCGGCGATCCGGTGGCGCCGGGCACGCCTTCCGCCCAGGTCGCGGCGCTCGACGCGAACGGGTTCTTCAGCCGGCTCGCGCAGGCGCTGGAAGACAACCCGCCCACGGCGGACGACGCGCACGCGCTCAAGATCCTCGGCGACATTGGCGTGCATCCGGGCGACCCGGCGGAACTGCCCTCGGGCACGAAGGACGCCGCAGTGGTGAAGGCGGGTCTCGCGGACGGCCGCACGCGCCTCACGACGCCGCCCCCGAACCTGCTGGCCGGCAACGGCTGGCTCTGGGTGGGCGACGACGCGGGCAACTACGGCCCCGACTACGCGCTGCGGGCCTACGCGGCGTACACGTCGCCGGGTCTTCCGACGACCCGCGACGAAGTGCGCGCCCGCGTGAGCCAGGACAGCGACGGTCATGCGCTCAACGGCGCGAACCGCTACACGATGCACTTCACGGCGAAGCAGTTGCCGCCGGTTCGCGGTTTCTGGTCGATCACGGCCTATACGACCGACGGCGCGCTCGACGCCGACGCGCCCGTGCGCGTGGCGTTCGGCGAGCGCAGCGGCGCGCGGCGCAACCGCGACGGCTCGCTCGACGTGCACGTGAGCGCCGAGCGCCCGCGCGGCGGCGCGAACTGGGTGCCGGCGCCGCACGGCGACTTCCGCCTTGTGCTGCGGCTCTACGCCGCGAAGCCGCAAGCGACCGATGGCAGCTGGCAGCCGCCCGCCGTCGAGCGGCAGTAA